The Pyricularia oryzae 70-15 chromosome 5, whole genome shotgun sequence genome includes a region encoding these proteins:
- a CDS encoding endoglucanase-1 has product MKTSAALLFLVSLASAAPMTPSPAAEAAAVLEGRQIQTLCDQYGYWSGNGYYVNNNMWGKDSGSGSQCTYIDSSSANHVSWRSTWQWSGGQNNVKSYPYSGRTIQRGRTIASINSMPSVVQWNYNNGNIRANVAYDLFTSTDPNRDNTHGDYELMVWLGRYGDVQPIGSQIGNANVGGRNWQLWSGLNNGMRVYSFVTTQGAITYFNADIKQFFTYLQQSQGFPASQQYLTTFQFGTEPFTGGQTTFQVNSFGANVQ; this is encoded by the exons ATGAAGACCTCCGCAGcgctcctcttcctcgtctcgctcgcctcggcggcgccgatGACACCATCCCCGGCCGCTGAAGCCGCCGCGGTCCTCGAGGGCCGGCAGATCCAGACGCTGTGCGACCAGTACGGCTACTGGTCGGGCAACGGCTACTACGTCAACAACAACATGTGGGGCAAGGACTCTGGCAGCGGATCGCAGTGCACCTACATCGACAGCAGCTCTGCGAACCACGTCAGCTGGCGCAGCACGTGGCAGTGGTCGGGCGGCCAGAACAACGTCAAGAGCTACCCCTACTCGGGCCGAACCATCCAGAGGGGCCGCACCATCGCCAGCATAAACTCCATGCCCAGCGTGGTGCAGTGGAACTACAACAACGGGAACATCCGCGCCAACGTCGCCTACGACCTCTTCACCAGCACCGACCCGAACCGTGACAACACCCACGGCGACTACGAGCTCATGGTCTGGCTCGGCCGGTACGGCGATGTCCAGCCCATCGGCAGCCAGAtcggcaacgccaacgtcggcgGCCGCAACTGGCAGCTGTGGAGCGGTCTCAACAACGGCATGCGCGTCTACAGCTTCGTCACCACCCAGGGCGCCATCACCTATTTCAACGCCGACATCAAGCAGTTCTTCACCTACCTGCAGCAGAGCCAAGGATTCCCGGCCAGCCAGCAATACCTTACTA CCTTCCAATTCGGCACCGAGCCATTCACGGGCGGCCAGACCACCTTCCAGGTCAACTCGTTCGGAGCCAACGTCCAGTAA